A window of Populus trichocarpa isolate Nisqually-1 chromosome 17, P.trichocarpa_v4.1, whole genome shotgun sequence genomic DNA:
TTTGTGTAGATGTAGTACTTGTACATCCGGGGAACACAGAGAAGGCAAAGTATCACATAATGTACCTTGAAACCCATTCTTAAACGAACCAATGCATGGACAATTGCAAATGCAGCtccataaaagaacaagaaggtGGGCATCGTACTTCGGTAGTGCCAATCTGGAGAGTAAAGGATGTAGATATACAACAGCATTTCCCAAACCATTGGTGTTTCATCACCTTGCTGCTGCCTGAAGATAATCAAAAGTACCAAATACCTTAATCAGCATAATGAATAAACCAGCAAACAAAACAAGCTACACAATGTCATGCAAGTTCACATGATTTGGGAATGAAatccaacaaatcaaaatacagGTCTCAAGTCCCAACTTTTTCCACGGGggaataaatactaaaaaaccaTATTACTGAACCTGCTAAGGTAGCGCTTGGTTACTATCTCGGGATAGAAGAGATGGATAGAAGAGACGGAGACACTGGAAATTGAGGGGACTAGATGCAATAAACTAATTTTCATATaacataaaatttgtttttcagcAGATGCAGGACAAATTAGGAAGTTCAATGTTTTTGCAATTCTGGGGCATTCATTGGCAATTAAGGGAATAAAATAAGATGAGGCAATGCGTTCCAGACAATAAACCCTATAATCCCGCAATAAGATATGGAATTGAACACTTCTTTAAATCATCAGCACCAGCACCTCATCAAATCTAGCTGCAATCTGAAGAACCACCCTAATGAATTCTAGCCCATCACATCACACATACAATACAATGTCCTATCCACTCATTGGAATACTGAATCTACAACTTCCATGTTTCTCAATCTAAAAACCATTTCCAATACCGAGTTCACAACTTGCTCCTTATTGTGCCCAAAGCATGTTGTTTGCTGGTCAAGCACTATTATACCCTTAGTAAGTATAGGGATTGAATAAGAGGTAGGTTGGAGATgtaattttcttctcttttttaacaATCAACTAATAGGGCATTCACAAGAGAAAAAAGACAGGATTGGGAAGCACTAAGTTGGAGTTCTAATTATACAAAGTACTTAAAGAACAAGATTTTTATCTGAATTTCATTCAACAAATAAAGAAGCCTCAAAGCATGGGTGCTAGTTTCTTtacatacttaaaaaaaaaatgaagggggggttgataaaacaaacaatcttGATGAAAACAATATAGTGAGAACTTCAAAAGGAACTTCAAGGGTAAAAATCAATGGTTGATTGATCCTCCTTATTCTTTTGCTTAAGCTAGGAAAGCTCGAGGGCTCTTTTACattaatatgaatattcttGAATGGAAATTTCCATTGAGAAATCAGTTAAAGGAATTAAGGGGATGAAACCCAATACAAAACCAAGAAGCATGAATGGTTGGTCAATCTACAAAGtcgataaaaaaacatcaacaaagtATTTGCTTATGTGTAACTCCTTTCCTTCCCTCACTCAACAGTATGCATGAACATAAAATCAACTTATACAGAGACGTAAACACCTAGAACAAGAGCTTTTGTGCATGAAAGTCTTAGCACCTTACAGCATCGTATGccataaattcaaaaccaagaactttttaagaattttatccatctaaaggaaaaaatacacacacacacacttctaCCTACACAATAACAGGTTCCATGGGCAAAATATAGGAGCTGCTAACCGTCCAAATATTTGAGAAGCAGttgagaagaagatgatgaacaagATAGGAGAATAGAGAAGAGTACTCACATGTGTTGCAAAGTGGCATGGTATAACATACTTCCAATGGCAAGTATCATATTAGATATGTGAAGTATACTAAACCTCTTCTCGAACCGTTGTCTGAAAGCATTTATAAGGCCAGCGAGTGCCAAAAGAATGCCTGGGATATTTGATATGGTGTTAAAAAACTCAGCAATATAAGATGAatacacataatttttttcacaccATTCTGCAGATGTTACAGGGCCCCAAAAGCTCGATATTCCTTCTGCCATTGTTCAATGTATATGCACAAAGTGTATGATAATTCAACTCATACACTTTCAGCTAGAATATTGAAGGGATCATAACCTGCATTATTGTGATATAAGAGATGAGACAATGaccttagaaaaataaataaataaaaagagagagagaaagacagagaaaaaagagaagaaaagggaggtAATAGATCCTGTCCCCCATAACTAACTGTTCATTGGGTGCCCAATCTTCCCAGTTTACTCTAATGCAAAAATACATTTGTTTCACTTTGAGGCCCAAACAGTGTAGCAGGTAGCAGCGCAGTTGCAAATTTACCACCAAGATGTAAGCAGTTGGCACATTTAAGAATAAACAAAAGCATGTAGGGAATTATATTCACAACAAGGGAAAGAGGAGAAAGTGAATTTTCCTTAACGACTTGCATATGTATGCATATAAGTTGAATCAGAGCAAAAATAGAGCTTCTCTCGCATGTTCAGACACTCTGTATGCATAGTGGATCCTCTTTCTAAATAATATCCATAGCTGAAATACTAAGTATAATATCTTCAGGGGCAGATGCtactaaaataatcaaaacacgGTTTAGGGAAACAATTATTAATCATTATTATaggggatgaaaaaaaaaagttttttttctctatatctAGAAGTTTCTCTGACTGCATACATCATTGCATGCAAACTGCTACTTCTCTTTTTAATAGCCTACATTAATAGGGATCTGCATCCATACCCACTCCAAGTAATAGTACTAGAACTAGAAAGCATCATATGTAGTGATGCTGATACTGACTTCATACACCATAAGCagacatatttttaataattacgtGGATATTTAATCAATATACAAAGACAAAAATGCTAAGGTAGTTTGCTTTCTAAATTCTTGGAAAAATCGACGGTCACGACAACAGCAATTCAAATACATGGAAATGAATCAAATATCTAACATCTAACAAGAACTTGCAAAGTATAGAGGCAGCTCCAAAGCATTCATAACCACGTTGAAGTCCTAAAGGTAAGATAGCTCATAAAGCACTGGTCATCAAATGAGCTATTTAGCAATTTATCATGGTGGAAATTAGCAACTCAGGACAATTTTTGCGttcatgaaaaagaaagaaaaatttcagGTCACAGTTTAGTAGACAGGACTCCTGTTTCCTACATTTAAAGGTTTCCGATACATCAACATCCAAGTGTGATCTCAGATTACATGGTAAGTCTGCTTAAATtagaattaaacaaaagaaatataaatccATCTAAACTAAGTCCAAAATATCAATTCAGTAAAGCATTAAACAGTATCCATCCCTTTTAAGCATTACCATACTTACTACCACCGGGCTTCTCAACGGTACATTTACTGCTCCAAAACATGATAACGAGCAATACAACTATCgattatcaagaaaataaatttgcatACAAATTGCAaacttaacaaaaacaaaacagttgCAACACACAAGGGCAGATTCACCTGAGTTGAGAAATGCATCGAACGGCATTGACACACGCATaataataagaaccaaaatggAACTACTAAAAACTAATCTTCACAGCATtcatctatttaattttaacttgattATATTTAGTTTCACTTATCAACAAGACTAAGTAATAATGCATGGTCCAATACATTACGCCAAAATCAATGTACTAGGGTAAAGAAACCATAACTACGATTTTGTTCCTAAGATAAGAAATCGTAACATAACAGAAATCCGATTCCCTATATGCATTCTTCTACTACTCGATACACAAAATTTAGTTATTTCTCAAATAATTCTCACTCATCTAACCCTaaacattaggaaaaaaaataaaattaaaataccacGTAGCATAATCAGTATCAAAATTCGCCTACATTACATAGCTAAAGCAAAAGAGAAAGTGAGAATAATAATGGAGTGAAAAACTAACCTTGTAGCAATCAGATCTGTTCTATATTGCAACGACTCTTCCTTGTTCGAATAATTGGAATAATAACGAATAGAGCAACAGCAAAACGGAGCAGAAGCCAATTCGGGAACGGTACGGGAATGGTTTAGGGCTTTACAAAGTGACTGGGCGCGTGgagagaagggttttttttttaagggagtGTTTGAGGACACGTGTAAGATAATGGATCCGTTGGATTAGATTTGTGAGCGGTTGGGATTGCTTTGGTCTAGGAACTTTTTCACCTTTCATTGATCGCTAATAATTGGACTCATTGGACGTCGCGTGTTGAATACGTGCTgcctcattttattttctattaaacttctaaacaatattttagcttgctttggtgttttttttaatgtaacaataaattttgattttgaactaATTTGTTGTTCGTTTGGAgatatatatgatttaaaataggaatttaataattttaattttaattcaaatataaagataaactAACTTTAAATTGAAGTAattcaacataaataaaatataaaaatatttaaaatataaaaggtttTAATATAAAGAAGCAAAAATCAAATAGCATCTATATCATtaacatagaaataaaaatattgatcttgtgatggtatgcaaaaaaaaaatcatcaattagactttttaataaatgattatttttactaattttattatcGTTATCAAAATAGATCTCTTCaccttctaaaattaaaatacatcaCGGTGTCTTAATATTATTCCAATTTTAATTCTCTCCATCAGGAATTTTATGTTCTTCACATATTcgtttattcaataaaaatcaatgttaTCAATATTAATGGAATTTAAAGCATCCATTGTTGtgctttaatttctaaaaaatacaaacatgaatataaatcatataaattagtgataaatttaattttaaaaaataatattgatattaataaaaataataataattaatttcaatattattattaatataataatattaatattttatccttgttgAATCCTAAAATTATAACgattaaatatcaaatcatcTAGTTTATTGTGCTctaactaattattattaaatgatttttttactttactcttcacacaataaaatgacattttagttttgtcaaatttttattcaaaatcaaataaataaagtaaaccCAGGATATTTTGGCCAAAATTTTAACGAGAAATTTGGAATACCCAATATcctaaatgatataaaatttatttaactttattctatttttcaaaatgatataatatatatcgGCCAGAACGaaacaaaatttataacttTGCTTATGATTGATTCGATCATTATTATCTTTTTccataaatcttaaaaatactaacaaatcataaaatttaatttttttaaaataatatccatATTTTCACTTGcatcttttgttttataaaaaaacgatatcattttattaaaaaaaaactcaatgtttTTGTTAagtaattttaacaaaaatccttattaagaaataaaaatagtataataataaaaatgatactgTGTGCAAAAATTAAGATTACCGGCATATATTTGAAGTTtgtcttaattgttttttttataaaatcactttctattttttttaaatcctcaATTTAATAGATATCTTTATAAACATTGAAGAAATGTTTTTAGAAATGCGattcaattgataaaataaaggaGATGAAATAAATAAGGTTGTATATATGATATACATGATGAATGTAGtaaaattatgtaaatattacaatattattttaatgttatttgataattaaatttaattaattacataatcttatgaattttattaatataaaaagttatttaagtaaattttaatttacacATTACAATATCTTAAGAGAAATATTTCTAATACATAAAGTTTATCATCTTATGAATGaagatttaatatttgttttggtagctagaatgatattttaaagGTAAACGTAGATGGTTCAGACTTTTTGTGTGAAGTAGATGCatattaagtttttgtttttataaaaatcttaaactagtactttttcatttatttcctgtttttttttagaaaaattgtaaaaactaCGAGTctaaagcgtttttgaaaaaaattaaaaaaattttattttttattttgctttaaattaatatatttttgatgttttcaaattgatgtgatgatatcaaaaataatttttaaaaaataaaaaaaaatattattttaatgtgttttggaatgaaaagcacttttaaaagcaaccgcaatcacactcccaaacacgaTTAAATCAAAAGGATGAAAagcaaaattcaaaatcatagaTCTAATTATAAAACAGATTTAGAAATacaatgactaaattgaaattttcaataagaaaatctAGCTCaatttgcttttctttcctCCATCTGACCAAAAAAAAGAGGGGCAAATTCGTCATTATCCAAAAACGGTACAAAGAtctcctttttttatgtttcaaaagcgcttttaaaaaaatttgaattttttttattttttttctttgttttaaattaatatttttttgtgtttttagattattttgatgagctgatatcaaaaataatttttaaaaataaaataaaaattattttgatacatttctgagtgaaaaatactttaaaaaacaaccacaattacactctcaaacagttttatttttcatgggcagaaaatgtaaaaaaaaaaaaaggaggggggtaGGAAACTAGAtttggaaaatgaaattttttttcttccattacaGTACATGTACTAacctttttattcattaaaaattgtGGAAACCAATTATTTACATCATGTATTTTCTGccaatttatcaaaataaaatccatttactatgtattttcaatttcagtcaATCTAGTATGATTTATCTAAATTGAAAAGGAGACTACTAAATTGGGAGGGTAGAGTAACTGATGATATTAGAAGTAATGAGAGAAAATTTATATAGGGaagtttatataaatttttaatttttaaaaattataattaattagattaaactgagaaaattaattacatttttaatttttggctgATTTTTTTGGAAGCAGGGCAGAAGCTGAAAAGGCTTACGCGGTAAAGAAGTAGGGATTTTGCTTGTTTTGGCGTATCTATTCTACAATACTATTTTTTTGgattactgatttttttttattttttttttcatttttcatacgTAGCTGCTCTCCTTGTTTGCCAAGGATCATGGCATCTTTCTCTATACCATCCTCCATTTTCTCCCTCTATGACTAATATTTTATGTCTAATTATCAAAAGAGAAGACATAAATTTTGTTTCATGTGTAAGGTGATAATGAATATAACACGTAGTTAATAGATTAATTACACATGACTATGACTTTGATtttgttcatataaatatatttatttttaataaaagttttatttatttttaatatttattaaatatatgattaatgaatttaatatttgattaatgaatttagagaaaataaaattctcgtaacaaaaatattttgcacagaaaattataaagttattgtaattatatgatttatatatattgcatcaaagtattattcataaatattcataatcAATACTCTATTAAGACTACACATTACTTAAAGTCGTTgagattaatatatattatattcttttctttatgaaatgaagtAGTTATTCTCATAAGCTGAGTTATAAGGGatatctagaactaatatgtaagtgTTTGTCAGGTGATATGTACACTTAATTGACCCACATGAGAGTTTCATGTGGAGAGATTATGTATTTCGATGAAAAAACATATGTGATAGTTATGTAAGTTATCCTTAGAGTTGAAATTAATAAGTTatcttaaatagaaaatattacgCTTTGATCATGTTGTCCTAGTCAATGGTAATAAACATGCATATATTGAGGATAACATGAAATATGTAaaggtatttaagtaatcaaaaGAGAATTCATCAtcctagatgaattagaaaaaaaatctcatttgttctcaaataatattgatttcaaaaaagtttcaaatcttaatcaagtgtgactaataagttttagaaactaaggactagaatgtaatttatatagggaattacaattctatacctaaaaaaattaagttaggacttaattgaataaatttttaaaattatcctgaaataatatatgtaatattatttaaggggatAAATTGTTATTCTATCATTTATAAGATTTTCaggttttcctataaataaaataatatgccatttattttttatacagtacacatataatataaaaaacctgaaaaacacaaaagaaaaaagctagCAATCAAAGAAATAGTAATCTCTCTTTCCTAAAAAgggtttatgatatttttcactagtggttcgtgtggattaccgtTAAAAGTTGGACATTTTAACGACTTATAGTTTGCGACACTTAACCTTGAAGTAATTATTCGAagctgaaaataatattttatcttttggtAATCTTTGTATGAACCCTAAACAACCCTAGATTATCTAACAGGATCTTAGAACTCCCATAACAAATTAAGATTTACCATTTTTACTGTATATAAGTGTTTCGATAAACTCAACAATGATAACGGAGCTATCATTAGACAATTAGAATTGTTAATTACAtgttctaattattattaacattaattgtgaattaaatttgtgtgaaaaattatttttccaaaaaatatttctctcatgatttttgttttaaaatttggttagtGTTCTGGTCATCAGATCTAGCCTAGATTTTCTAGATTTGGcaggatttatatatatatatatatatatatatatataaaaatggcaATGCCACCAGCGGCGACGCTAGGTCTTCTGGTGCTCGTTGCTATGTGAGAGGCAGCAGTCAAACCTACCTTATTAAGTACACCACTTGGGGTGCTATTGCGCCACCAACAACGATGCTAGATTTGCTAGCATCAATATTGTTAAAATCACGAATTGactcataaaattatataa
This region includes:
- the LOC18107080 gene encoding alkaline ceramidase, whose protein sequence is MAEGISSFWGPVTSAEWCEKNYVYSSYIAEFFNTISNIPGILLALAGLINAFRQRFEKRFSILHISNMILAIGSMLYHATLQHMQQQGDETPMVWEMLLYIYILYSPDWHYRSTMPTFLFFYGAAFAIVHALVRLRMGFKVHYVILCLLCVPRMYKYYIYTKDASAKRLAKLYLATIFMGSLCWLFDRLFCNNISRWYFNPEGHALWHVLMGFNSYFANTFLMFCRAQQLGWNPKVAHFMGFFPYVKIQKPKTQ